One window of Dyadobacter sandarakinus genomic DNA carries:
- the rpsI gene encoding 30S ribosomal protein S9, with amino-acid sequence MEVINTIGRRKTAVARIYMVPGKGDIKVNGRDYKEYFPFEVHQIVLQQPFATISGGNGYDIKVNVRGGGISGQAEAIRMAVSRALVEYNAEFRGPLKKEGFLTRDPRMVERKKYGRAKARRRFQFSKR; translated from the coding sequence ATGGAAGTGATCAACACAATAGGTAGAAGAAAAACAGCTGTGGCACGTATCTACATGGTGCCAGGCAAAGGAGATATCAAAGTAAACGGCCGCGATTACAAAGAGTATTTCCCATTTGAAGTACACCAGATTGTTCTTCAGCAGCCTTTCGCTACGATCAGCGGAGGTAATGGATACGACATTAAAGTAAACGTAAGAGGTGGTGGTATTTCAGGTCAGGCGGAAGCAATCCGTATGGCGGTTTCCCGTGCCCTGGTTGAATACAATGCTGAGTTCCGCGGACCATTGAAGAAAGAAGGATTCCTTACCCGCGACCCGCGTATGGTTGAGCGTAAGAAATACGGACGTGCTAAGGCCCGCCGCAGATTCCAGTTCTCGAAACGTTAA
- a CDS encoding acyltransferase family protein, protein MEKRRYFPNLNGIRCIAALLVVVHHLEQAKHALGITNLYEQPIVQHAGRLGVGLFFVLSGFLITYLLLDEKSRFGNVDTGKFYLRRIFRIWPVYFVIIILSFFIFPHLDLMHYPGTAPKLHTHAAERLGLLFLVLPNYAFVLYDLPYWCAQTWSIGVEEQFYYLWPWLIKYPRKRLLIFVFFLAVTALLLLLGLYYSDAGEDAKYAMITTFIGQFRIQTMALGGVCAWIVFKQKDRFLSFIFRKDVQWTTYLILALLFFSGVHFTGFLEVYALFFAFFVLNVSCNPATVISLENPVMNHLGKISYGLYIYHVAVIVLVINILSRVAPHWSTVQYQVVLYLLALGGSVGVASLSFAFLEKPLLAFKDRKFGR, encoded by the coding sequence GTGGAAAAAAGACGTTACTTCCCCAATCTCAACGGAATACGCTGCATTGCTGCATTACTCGTGGTTGTACACCATCTTGAACAGGCCAAACATGCACTCGGTATTACCAACCTGTACGAGCAGCCTATTGTGCAGCATGCCGGCCGGCTGGGAGTCGGATTGTTCTTCGTTTTAAGCGGCTTCCTCATTACTTATCTGCTGCTCGACGAAAAATCCCGGTTTGGTAATGTGGATACGGGCAAGTTTTACCTGAGACGTATTTTCAGGATCTGGCCTGTTTACTTTGTAATCATTATCCTCTCCTTCTTTATTTTCCCGCATCTTGACCTGATGCATTATCCCGGCACAGCGCCGAAGCTGCACACGCATGCCGCCGAGCGACTGGGATTACTCTTTTTGGTTTTGCCCAACTATGCATTTGTCCTGTACGACCTTCCCTACTGGTGCGCCCAAACCTGGTCCATCGGTGTCGAAGAGCAATTTTATTACCTGTGGCCCTGGCTGATCAAATACCCGCGCAAAAGGCTGCTGATCTTCGTTTTCTTTCTTGCAGTGACAGCTTTGCTCCTTCTTTTGGGTTTGTATTACAGCGATGCCGGAGAAGATGCAAAATATGCGATGATCACAACATTTATCGGCCAGTTCAGGATCCAGACAATGGCACTCGGCGGAGTTTGCGCGTGGATCGTTTTCAAACAAAAGGACCGTTTTCTGAGTTTTATTTTCAGGAAAGATGTCCAATGGACTACCTACCTGATATTAGCCTTGCTGTTTTTTTCCGGCGTACACTTTACCGGCTTCCTGGAAGTATATGCCTTGTTTTTTGCATTCTTCGTGCTCAATGTCTCCTGTAACCCGGCTACGGTGATCAGCCTGGAAAACCCGGTCATGAACCACCTGGGAAAAATCTCCTATGGACTTTACATTTACCACGTAGCAGTCATTGTTCTGGTAATCAATATACTGAGCCGGGTGGCACCGCATTGGAGTACTGTACAGTACCAGGTTGTGCTGTATCTGCTTGCATTGGGGGGATCTGTCGGTGTAGCATCGCTCTCCTTTGCTTTTCTGGAAAAACCGCTGCTTGCATTCAAGGACCGCAAATTCGGAAGGTAA
- the tsf gene encoding translation elongation factor Ts, whose amino-acid sequence MAITAQDVNKLRQMTGAGMMDCKKALQEADGDFDKAVDILRKQGQKVAAKRADNAVSEGTVLIKISEDGTNGKLIALACETEPVSNVEDFKNLAQSILDKAVSDNISDKEALLSATLADGRPVSEHIVDLVGKLGEKLEIIAYENVTADKVVPYIHSNGKLGVLVAFEGANDADVSELGKDVAMQIAAMKPIALDKDGIDAATIEREIEVGKEQARAEGKPEAMLEKIAQGKLQKFYKDNTLLNQEFVKDGSLTIRQLLEKTAKGLNVKTFKRIAIGG is encoded by the coding sequence ATGGCAATTACTGCACAAGATGTAAACAAACTTCGTCAGATGACTGGCGCAGGCATGATGGACTGTAAAAAGGCACTTCAGGAAGCTGATGGTGACTTTGACAAAGCTGTCGATATTCTCCGTAAGCAAGGACAGAAAGTAGCAGCCAAACGTGCTGACAATGCAGTTTCCGAAGGTACTGTACTGATCAAAATCAGCGAAGACGGAACAAACGGCAAGCTTATTGCCCTGGCTTGTGAAACAGAGCCTGTATCCAATGTCGAGGATTTTAAAAATCTTGCACAAAGCATTCTTGACAAAGCTGTTTCGGATAACATCAGCGATAAGGAAGCATTGCTTTCAGCTACCTTGGCTGACGGGCGTCCTGTGTCCGAGCACATCGTTGACCTGGTTGGAAAGCTGGGCGAAAAGCTGGAAATCATTGCATATGAAAATGTTACAGCTGACAAGGTTGTTCCTTACATCCACTCCAATGGTAAACTGGGTGTGCTGGTAGCATTTGAAGGTGCAAACGACGCGGATGTAAGTGAACTGGGCAAAGATGTTGCCATGCAGATTGCAGCCATGAAGCCGATCGCACTTGACAAAGATGGTATTGATGCAGCTACTATCGAGCGTGAAATTGAAGTTGGAAAAGAGCAGGCACGTGCAGAAGGCAAGCCGGAAGCCATGCTTGAGAAAATCGCTCAGGGTAAACTTCAGAAGTTCTATAAAGACAATACGCTGCTGAACCAGGAGTTTGTAAAAGACGGATCACTTACAATCCGCCAGTTGCTGGAGAAAACAGCTAAGGGTTTAAATGTCAAGACCTTTAAGCGTATCGCTATCGGAGGATAA
- a CDS encoding polysaccharide deacetylase family protein has translation MSVCISLAGMLFSCQPAIDRQNAGVAISFDDQFIHEWHSLRPLFRKYGARATFFVTCGDTLTREQVIKLQELENDGHEIGFHGSIHGKSTELINALGPAKYAEQELSPGLGYLAAAGFHPRSYAHPGGNHNAQVDSVLFSKGFSILRDVAVSKRRLFGFQWYAVAPRLIRSIFYHFDQQKEVNALLIDTDQQLSGAEIAEAIQAASENGDALLLFGHKPLHKKPQAGEYGFDVALLEAILKEAARQQVKFYTMSELPGISREE, from the coding sequence ATGTCCGTGTGCATCAGCCTGGCAGGCATGCTGTTTTCGTGTCAGCCGGCTATTGACCGCCAGAATGCCGGAGTCGCCATTTCTTTTGACGATCAGTTTATCCATGAATGGCACAGCCTGCGTCCCTTGTTCCGGAAGTATGGAGCCCGGGCAACTTTCTTTGTGACCTGCGGGGATACGCTCACCCGGGAGCAGGTGATCAAGTTACAGGAGCTGGAAAATGATGGCCATGAAATAGGTTTTCACGGGTCAATTCATGGGAAATCTACGGAGCTGATCAATGCCCTGGGACCTGCTAAATATGCCGAGCAGGAGCTGTCGCCTGGTCTGGGTTACCTGGCAGCAGCAGGTTTTCATCCGCGCAGCTACGCACATCCCGGCGGCAACCACAATGCACAGGTCGACTCGGTACTGTTTTCAAAAGGTTTCAGCATACTGCGGGATGTGGCAGTTTCAAAGAGAAGGCTTTTTGGATTTCAGTGGTATGCAGTAGCGCCCCGGCTGATCAGAAGTATTTTTTACCATTTTGACCAACAAAAAGAAGTAAATGCATTGCTGATTGACACGGATCAGCAACTGTCCGGAGCGGAAATCGCTGAGGCGATACAAGCCGCCAGTGAAAATGGAGACGCGCTACTGCTTTTTGGCCACAAACCTTTACACAAAAAACCGCAGGCCGGCGAGTACGGTTTTGATGTAGCATTACTTGAAGCAATTTTGAAAGAAGCGGCAAGGCAGCAGGTGAAGTTTTACACCATGTCTGAACTGCCCGGAATCAGCAGGGAGGAGTAA
- the rplM gene encoding 50S ribosomal protein L13 — MDTLSYKTISANKNTVNKEWIVVDAKDAVLGRLASEIAKIIRGKHKPSYTPHVDCGDNVIVINADKIKLTGKKLTDKIYVRHTGYPGGQRFQTPRELLEKHPERVIEKAVRGMLPKNRLGRRLFTNLFVYAAAEHPHSAQQPKQIQL; from the coding sequence GTGGATACGTTAAGCTACAAAACCATCTCGGCGAACAAAAACACAGTGAACAAGGAGTGGATAGTTGTGGATGCTAAAGATGCAGTTCTTGGCCGTTTGGCCAGTGAAATTGCGAAAATCATCAGAGGCAAACACAAGCCAAGTTACACTCCGCATGTTGACTGTGGTGATAACGTTATCGTTATCAACGCCGATAAAATCAAGTTGACAGGTAAAAAACTGACGGACAAGATCTATGTACGTCACACAGGTTACCCGGGAGGTCAGCGTTTTCAGACTCCCCGTGAGTTGCTCGAAAAGCATCCTGAGCGTGTGATCGAGAAAGCCGTACGCGGCATGCTTCCAAAGAACCGTTTGGGACGTCGTTTATTTACAAACCTGTTTGTTTACGCTGCCGCAGAACACCCGCACAGCGCACAGCAACCAAAGCAAATCCAATTGTAA
- a CDS encoding DUF3078 domain-containing protein: MNLQLKPVLLACAIFMSAALAGHAQNTVDLTNAINAARFKAAKDTVWKKMEFGANLNQGSFSSNWTGGGVNSVAVGLMFNALSERKQGKNAWRNDFQSQYGVVRNKGQQSRKNLDRIFFDTKYNRELSHKWSLFANLNLLSQFAPGYDYQTIGDSISIKRKVSGLFSPAYLTEAVGIEFRPVPYFFLDFAPGALRQTIVADKDLYVNTPDQKNYGVPIGKTVRTEAALIQLVANFDKDIAKNVNLKFRYLMYSSFRDPLNADQRLDAMLTAKINKYVNVNLGAILVYDEDQSDRIQFAQALSIGFLYSF, from the coding sequence ATGAATTTACAATTGAAGCCGGTCCTTCTGGCTTGCGCTATTTTTATGTCCGCCGCGCTGGCAGGACACGCGCAGAACACCGTTGACCTTACCAATGCCATCAATGCTGCAAGATTCAAGGCTGCCAAAGATACCGTCTGGAAAAAAATGGAATTTGGAGCAAATCTTAATCAGGGATCATTCAGCTCAAACTGGACAGGCGGCGGTGTTAATTCCGTAGCTGTTGGCTTGATGTTCAATGCATTAAGTGAAAGGAAGCAAGGTAAAAATGCCTGGCGAAATGATTTTCAGTCGCAATACGGGGTAGTACGCAACAAGGGCCAGCAAAGCCGCAAAAACCTGGATCGCATTTTCTTTGATACCAAATACAATCGCGAGCTATCTCATAAATGGAGCCTGTTTGCCAACCTGAACCTGCTGTCGCAATTTGCCCCGGGTTACGACTACCAAACAATCGGTGATTCTATCAGTATCAAAAGGAAGGTGTCGGGTCTGTTTTCACCGGCTTACCTCACAGAGGCGGTCGGTATCGAGTTTCGTCCGGTTCCGTACTTCTTTCTTGATTTCGCGCCTGGTGCATTGCGCCAGACAATCGTAGCCGACAAGGATCTTTATGTAAATACACCCGATCAGAAGAATTATGGCGTGCCTATCGGCAAGACTGTGCGTACCGAAGCGGCATTAATTCAGCTTGTAGCTAATTTTGACAAGGATATTGCAAAGAATGTGAATCTGAAATTCCGGTACCTGATGTATTCAAGCTTCCGCGATCCATTAAATGCCGATCAGCGGCTGGATGCCATGCTGACTGCAAAGATCAATAAGTACGTCAATGTCAATCTGGGTGCAATACTGGTTTATGATGAGGACCAGAGTGACAGAATACAGTTTGCCCAGGCACTAAGCATAGGGTTTCTTTATTCCTTCTGA
- a CDS encoding KdsC family phosphatase — MNPELTERLARITTFIFDIDGVMTDGSVIALETGEQPRTFNVKDGYGINRAVKLGYRVAIISAQNQLGVRKRLEYLGVTDIFIGTSPDGKLPVFKEYLQKMNLSEDEIVFMGDDLPDYEVMRTGVLAACPADSSEEILALADYISPKNGGHGAVRDLIEQVMKVQGKWMSWFD, encoded by the coding sequence ATGAACCCAGAGCTGACCGAGCGCCTCGCACGAATTACTACTTTCATTTTTGACATTGACGGGGTGATGACGGACGGCAGTGTGATTGCACTGGAAACCGGTGAGCAACCCAGGACATTTAATGTGAAAGACGGCTATGGCATTAACCGCGCAGTGAAACTGGGATACCGCGTTGCTATTATTTCAGCTCAAAATCAGCTTGGTGTTCGCAAGAGGCTCGAATACCTTGGTGTGACAGACATTTTTATCGGCACCTCGCCGGACGGAAAGCTCCCTGTTTTCAAAGAATATCTGCAAAAAATGAATTTGTCGGAGGATGAGATCGTCTTCATGGGCGACGACCTGCCCGACTATGAAGTGATGCGCACCGGCGTCCTTGCAGCTTGTCCGGCCGACTCCTCCGAAGAAATCCTGGCGCTGGCAGATTATATTTCTCCAAAAAATGGCGGGCACGGCGCGGTCCGCGACCTTATTGAGCAGGTTATGAAAGTTCAGGGTAAATGGATGTCGTGGTTTGACTAA
- the rpsB gene encoding 30S ribosomal protein S2 yields the protein MAQIEYKELLDAGVHFGHLTRKWDPKMAPYIFMEKNGIHIIDLNKTLSCLNDAEAALKQIVRSGRKIMFVATKKQAQEIVTEEAKRLKMPYVTDRWLGGMLTNFGTIRKSLKKMQTLEKMLKDETTVSNIAKRERLMLTREKDKLERVLGGVADLTRLPAALFIVDVKREHIAVAEAKRLNIPIFAICDTNSNPELVDFPIPSNDDAYKAISLITLAVGKAIEEGLMERKQDKDDQRLVEEEEAKRQVDKGGEEAAAAPQAAASVEVAESDEE from the coding sequence ATGGCACAAATAGAGTATAAAGAACTATTGGATGCAGGTGTGCATTTTGGCCACCTTACCCGTAAATGGGATCCGAAAATGGCTCCGTATATATTTATGGAGAAGAACGGTATCCACATCATTGACCTGAATAAAACTTTGAGCTGCCTTAATGATGCAGAAGCCGCATTGAAGCAGATCGTTCGTTCAGGACGTAAGATCATGTTTGTTGCTACCAAGAAACAAGCTCAGGAAATTGTAACCGAAGAGGCAAAACGTCTGAAGATGCCTTACGTTACTGATCGCTGGCTGGGTGGTATGCTTACAAACTTTGGCACGATTCGCAAGTCTTTGAAAAAAATGCAGACTCTCGAGAAGATGCTGAAAGACGAAACCACGGTTAGCAATATCGCGAAGAGAGAACGCCTGATGCTTACACGTGAAAAGGATAAACTGGAACGAGTACTGGGTGGTGTAGCGGACCTTACTCGCCTTCCGGCAGCCCTTTTCATCGTTGATGTGAAACGTGAACACATTGCAGTTGCAGAAGCAAAAAGATTGAACATCCCTATTTTTGCAATCTGCGATACCAACTCCAACCCTGAACTGGTTGATTTCCCGATCCCAAGCAATGACGATGCTTACAAAGCCATTTCATTGATTACCCTGGCGGTTGGTAAAGCGATCGAAGAAGGTCTGATGGAGCGTAAACAAGATAAAGACGATCAGCGTCTGGTTGAAGAAGAAGAGGCAAAACGCCAGGTTGACAAAGGCGGCGAAGAAGCTGCTGCTGCACCTCAGGCGGCTGCCAGCGTGGAAGTAGCTGAAAGTGATGAAGAGTAA
- a CDS encoding Rossmann-like and DUF2520 domain-containing protein: MKISFIGAGNVAWHLAQAFENAGHWICEVYSRNPDHARLLASSLYDTNVQPDLNFSESEAELIIIAVSDDAIEHVIEQIVLPENAILAHTSGTRSLAEFQKLVEVYSDVYVHTGVFYPLQTFTKGVEMYYREIPFCIESRNELIESRLIKLAESISDSVTRMDSDERFILHVGAVFASNFTNYLFTVSHNLLEREQISFELLKPLIRTTVNKVLLAVDPAPGQTGPARRGDWKTTSRHLEYLQETNQDWIEIYRVLTDKIRDFYIAK, from the coding sequence ATGAAAATCTCCTTCATAGGCGCCGGAAACGTAGCCTGGCATCTGGCACAGGCCTTCGAAAATGCGGGGCACTGGATTTGCGAAGTATATAGCCGCAATCCCGATCATGCCCGGCTGCTTGCTTCCAGCCTGTATGATACCAACGTCCAGCCGGACCTCAACTTTTCAGAAAGTGAGGCCGAGCTGATCATCATCGCTGTATCCGACGACGCGATCGAGCATGTCATCGAGCAGATCGTACTTCCCGAGAATGCCATCCTGGCGCACACCTCGGGTACCCGCTCCCTGGCCGAATTTCAGAAGCTGGTTGAGGTATATAGTGACGTGTATGTGCATACCGGCGTATTTTATCCCTTACAAACATTCACAAAGGGAGTAGAGATGTACTACAGGGAAATTCCCTTCTGCATTGAATCCCGGAATGAGCTGATAGAAAGCCGGCTCATAAAGCTGGCAGAAAGCATCAGTGATTCCGTGACGCGCATGGACTCTGATGAGCGTTTTATCCTGCATGTAGGAGCCGTTTTTGCGAGCAACTTTACCAACTACCTGTTTACTGTTTCGCATAACCTCCTCGAACGCGAGCAGATCAGCTTTGAACTCCTCAAACCATTGATCCGGACTACCGTCAACAAAGTACTGCTGGCTGTCGACCCGGCTCCCGGCCAGACCGGGCCGGCACGCCGCGGTGATTGGAAAACAACATCCCGCCACCTCGAATACCTGCAGGAAACCAATCAAGACTGGATAGAAATTTACCGGGTCCTGACCGACAAAATCAGGGACTTCTACATTGCAAAATAG
- a CDS encoding FtsW/RodA/SpoVE family cell cycle protein, producing MNFLQKLREDTQVWFIKNLKGDPWIWGTCIVMLFWSVVVVYSASVKDAYSQMGGNTEYFLYKHVLLCIISLVVMYFVHKIPYIKFVYVTRLALWSSILLLLFTLFFGTSVNEAARWIEIPVIGQRFQPSEWAKVALIAHLSLILARHIKGGWNTRELLLEPLALVALVCGLIFSSNVSTAVMLAGICFMLMFVGKVPVQYLLFTMLGLVFFAACAILLKKTQRSGTAQSRIATFLDNDVVVYQSQQSYMAMARGGLYGEGVAKSRQRRFLPEPQKDFIFAVAVEEYGTLGGSFLIVLYLILLYRGLKAIEATKRPFGGLLSAGLTFVIVSQAFSAMAVTVGLVPVTGQTLPFFSQGGTSLIFTGISMGMILSVSRGEIVEEKRI from the coding sequence ATGAATTTTTTACAAAAGCTCAGGGAAGATACGCAGGTATGGTTTATCAAAAACCTCAAAGGTGACCCCTGGATCTGGGGTACCTGCATTGTCATGCTTTTCTGGAGTGTGGTAGTGGTGTACAGCGCGAGTGTCAAAGATGCTTACAGCCAGATGGGCGGTAATACGGAGTACTTCCTGTATAAACATGTGCTGTTATGCATTATTTCACTGGTGGTCATGTACTTCGTGCATAAGATACCCTACATCAAGTTTGTATATGTTACCCGGCTGGCACTTTGGAGCTCAATCCTGCTGCTGCTCTTTACACTTTTTTTTGGTACCTCGGTCAATGAAGCCGCACGCTGGATCGAGATCCCGGTGATTGGTCAGCGGTTTCAACCTTCGGAATGGGCCAAAGTCGCCCTGATTGCCCACTTATCCTTGATCCTTGCACGCCATATCAAAGGTGGCTGGAATACCCGCGAACTGCTTCTTGAACCCCTGGCTCTGGTAGCGCTCGTTTGTGGCCTGATTTTCAGCAGCAATGTATCTACCGCGGTTATGCTGGCAGGAATATGCTTTATGCTGATGTTTGTAGGAAAAGTACCTGTCCAGTACCTGCTGTTTACTATGCTTGGACTGGTCTTCTTTGCCGCGTGCGCTATTTTACTTAAAAAAACACAGCGTTCCGGCACAGCTCAGAGCAGGATTGCCACTTTCCTTGACAATGATGTGGTAGTGTACCAGTCACAGCAATCCTATATGGCGATGGCCAGGGGCGGATTATATGGAGAAGGAGTGGCAAAAAGCCGCCAGCGCCGCTTTCTGCCTGAACCACAGAAAGATTTCATCTTTGCCGTGGCCGTGGAAGAATATGGTACGCTGGGCGGATCTTTCCTGATTGTTTTGTACCTCATACTGCTCTATCGCGGTCTCAAAGCCATTGAAGCCACGAAGAGGCCATTTGGAGGGCTGCTATCTGCCGGATTGACGTTTGTCATCGTGAGTCAGGCATTTTCGGCTATGGCTGTTACGGTAGGGCTGGTACCGGTAACCGGGCAAACACTTCCGTTTTTCAGTCAGGGAGGAACGTCCCTGATTTTTACAGGTATATCCATGGGGATGATCCTGAGTGTGAGCCGGGGAGAGATTGTTGAAGAAAAAAGAAT
- a CDS encoding RNA polymerase sigma factor produces MIEPSTHTTRRTLSDEELIRLFLTSRDNAHFERLYKRYVVKVHQKCLTLIKDPVLAQDLTQEVFYKLHQKLDTFRQSARFSTWLYSITYNMCMDQVRISGRNIINLHGDMTEFEDASEDLMLDEGELSIDMLRSALTKLKLDERAMLYMKYLDNKSIRDIAQIFEINESAVKMRLMRCREKLRKKYFQSLHFN; encoded by the coding sequence ATGATTGAACCTTCTACCCACACCACACGTCGTACACTGTCTGACGAAGAGCTGATCAGACTTTTTCTTACCTCCCGCGACAATGCTCATTTCGAGCGGCTTTACAAACGCTATGTTGTAAAGGTGCACCAAAAATGCCTGACTTTGATCAAGGATCCGGTGCTGGCGCAGGATCTCACCCAGGAGGTTTTTTATAAGCTTCACCAAAAGCTGGACACCTTCAGGCAAAGTGCGCGGTTCTCTACCTGGCTTTATTCCATTACTTACAACATGTGCATGGATCAGGTACGTATTTCGGGCAGAAACATCATTAATCTCCATGGCGACATGACGGAGTTTGAGGATGCGTCAGAGGACCTGATGCTGGATGAAGGAGAGCTGAGTATCGACATGCTGAGAAGTGCGCTTACCAAGCTCAAACTCGACGAAAGGGCCATGCTTTACATGAAATACCTCGACAACAAAAGCATCCGGGATATTGCGCAGATCTTTGAGATCAATGAAAGTGCAGTGAAAATGCGCCTGATGAGATGCCGTGAGAAGCTCAGGAAAAAGTACTTTCAATCCCTTCATTTTAATTAA
- the murD gene encoding UDP-N-acetylmuramoyl-L-alanine--D-glutamate ligase, protein MQNKVTILGGGESGVGAAILAAAQGFEVFLSDSGPISDKYLAILDEREIFFEQGGHSPARILESDLVIKSPGIPDSVPLVRALLDKGTPVISEIEFASRYTNARLIAITGSNGKTTTTLLTYHLLKTAGLQVGLAGNVGDSFAWQVAEQHFDHYVLEVSSFQLDNIDKFRPYISILLNITPDHLDRYGYEFQNYVDSKFNIIRNQTPDDFLIYFDGSDVIKKELEKRAVQPEPVAISIEHEVQAGSYLSGNTLISQIQGRKFEQSFSELPVKGPHNAINALAAISAAMLVGIEENVIQEGMKSFKNAPHRLEEVAVSAGVTYINDSKATNVDSVYYALGSFDKPVILIAGGVDKGNDYDQIRDMVQDKVKGLIILGKKIDKLRDYFSGIVSEIYPTQDIQDAVRKAREWSNPGDIVLLSPACASFDLFKNYEDRGDQFKAAVRSMIGE, encoded by the coding sequence GTGCAAAATAAGGTTACAATTCTTGGTGGAGGTGAAAGCGGAGTAGGAGCAGCTATTTTGGCTGCTGCGCAGGGTTTTGAGGTTTTCTTGTCAGACTCCGGGCCGATCAGCGATAAGTACCTAGCGATATTGGACGAGCGGGAAATCTTTTTCGAGCAGGGCGGACATTCACCGGCAAGAATACTTGAAAGTGACCTTGTTATCAAAAGTCCGGGTATTCCCGACAGTGTACCCCTGGTTCGGGCACTGCTGGATAAAGGTACTCCGGTAATATCAGAAATAGAATTTGCATCAAGGTACACCAATGCCAGGCTGATTGCCATCACCGGAAGCAATGGAAAAACTACCACTACTTTACTGACTTACCATTTGCTGAAAACTGCCGGGTTGCAGGTAGGATTGGCGGGAAATGTCGGGGACAGCTTTGCCTGGCAGGTAGCTGAGCAGCATTTTGACCACTACGTGCTGGAAGTCAGCAGCTTTCAGCTGGACAATATTGACAAGTTCAGGCCTTATATCTCCATTCTGTTGAACATTACGCCCGATCACCTGGATCGTTACGGCTACGAATTCCAGAACTATGTGGATTCCAAATTCAACATCATACGCAACCAGACTCCGGACGATTTCCTCATTTACTTTGACGGAAGCGACGTCATAAAAAAAGAGCTGGAAAAAAGGGCTGTCCAGCCCGAGCCGGTAGCTATATCCATTGAGCATGAGGTGCAGGCGGGATCTTATCTTTCCGGCAACACACTGATCAGTCAGATACAGGGAAGAAAATTTGAACAATCATTTTCAGAACTACCGGTCAAAGGTCCGCATAATGCGATCAATGCACTGGCTGCCATCTCCGCTGCCATGCTGGTAGGTATTGAAGAAAATGTGATACAGGAAGGAATGAAATCCTTCAAAAATGCTCCGCACCGGCTGGAAGAAGTAGCTGTAAGTGCTGGTGTCACATACATTAACGATTCGAAAGCGACGAACGTCGATTCCGTATATTATGCATTGGGAAGTTTTGACAAGCCGGTGATCCTGATTGCAGGAGGAGTGGATAAAGGGAACGACTATGACCAGATCAGGGATATGGTGCAGGATAAAGTGAAAGGGCTTATCATTCTGGGTAAAAAAATTGACAAGCTGCGGGATTACTTTTCAGGAATAGTTTCTGAAATTTATCCTACACAGGACATACAGGATGCGGTACGCAAGGCCAGAGAATGGAGCAATCCCGGTGATATCGTGCTGCTTTCGCCCGCCTGTGCCAGTTTTGATCTTTTTAAGAATTATGAAGACCGGGGTGATCAGTTTAAGGCTGCTGTCCGGAGTATGATCGGGGAATAA